The following proteins come from a genomic window of Hymenobacter canadensis:
- a CDS encoding alginate O-acetyltransferase AlgX-related protein: protein MQHHLIAFRNRLTHLFFGPAYHPADHNALRPRGSARGIRLVTAVVGLLWLLLWVGDTLGRFWQHGPKSLIYMQGAHVFSEQPNQSRQLWPLRPIIAKRLNVNALSAPYAAHEDTTRRWITTDAYGFRKTSGGPFAVTLCGDSFFINDLIADSLASHLGKQVGNASIDGRGTLAMARLLDAPAPAFQHTRVVVWLRVEAGINTDEFVTWMIQRRGELKLPTNPLKRTYLSWRSSVLWPANLDGYLTESAPIKAPMQHVASEISWHIGNSRDTTVLLGRQQLTTHVSPMQFLSEEQGVHHTPTSDIELAAIADGIAQVKEDLQKKGIQLIFAAAPDKSTIYRERLPATVTYHPGFTARLYFALRQRGVQTIDLETRLRQQALANPTTALYYTTDTHWNPQGQALAAKILADSLQTLLR from the coding sequence ATGCAACATCATCTAATTGCTTTCCGAAACCGGCTTACTCACTTGTTCTTTGGACCGGCTTATCACCCTGCCGATCATAACGCTCTGCGCCCCCGAGGCTCGGCTCGTGGCATCCGGCTTGTCACGGCGGTAGTAGGTCTGCTCTGGTTACTATTGTGGGTTGGCGACACGCTGGGCCGTTTCTGGCAGCATGGCCCTAAAAGCCTGATATACATGCAGGGAGCTCATGTTTTCAGCGAACAACCGAATCAGTCCCGCCAGCTATGGCCTTTGCGGCCTATTATAGCAAAGCGTCTTAACGTTAATGCGCTATCGGCCCCATACGCGGCCCACGAAGACACCACACGCCGCTGGATAACCACAGATGCATACGGATTTCGTAAGACGTCAGGAGGTCCATTTGCCGTAACGCTGTGTGGAGATTCGTTTTTTATTAATGACTTAATTGCTGACAGTTTGGCTAGTCATTTAGGTAAGCAAGTTGGTAATGCGTCTATCGATGGTCGAGGCACTTTGGCAATGGCTCGACTGTTAGACGCTCCTGCCCCTGCTTTTCAGCATACTCGTGTGGTCGTTTGGCTTCGGGTAGAAGCAGGAATAAACACCGACGAGTTTGTAACTTGGATGATCCAGCGCCGTGGTGAGCTAAAGCTGCCAACTAACCCACTCAAACGCACTTATTTGTCTTGGCGTAGCTCAGTTTTATGGCCTGCTAATCTGGATGGCTATTTAACTGAATCAGCTCCCATCAAGGCTCCCATGCAGCATGTTGCCAGTGAAATCAGTTGGCACATTGGCAATTCCCGCGATACTACCGTACTACTTGGACGCCAGCAATTGACAACACATGTATCTCCTATGCAGTTTCTGAGCGAAGAACAAGGTGTACATCATACACCTACTTCGGATATAGAGCTAGCCGCCATTGCGGACGGTATCGCTCAAGTGAAAGAAGATCTGCAAAAAAAAGGTATTCAATTGATATTCGCAGCAGCTCCTGATAAGAGCACCATATATCGGGAAAGACTTCCCGCCACAGTGACTTATCATCCAGGTTTTACTGCCAGATTATATTTTGCTCTCCGGCAAAGAGGCGTTCAGACCATTGATCTAGAAACACGACTCCGGCAGCAAGCCTTGGCAAATCCTACCACCGCGCTGTATTATACCACAGATACACACTGGAATCCACAGGGCCAAGCCTTGGCGGCCAAAATTTTAGCAGATAGCTTACAGACCCTATTACGCTAA
- a CDS encoding MBOAT family O-acyltransferase has protein sequence MLFNSYIFLFFFLPILLIVYYGLLKTVKARNAWLTLMSYVFYGWWNPIFCLLMMASTASDYVIGKHLYEAKTESRRKLLMTLTIIVNLAVLGFFKYYNFFAASLNGAFAWMHLPEYAPIITGLILPVGISFYTFESLSYTIDIYRREVKPANNIIDFFCFISLFPHLVAGPIMRYVDLDRQLKQREHSEGKFAVGIIFFITGLLKKLIIADNVAPLSDALFNSTAGTTITDAWIGSLAYTMQIYFDFSAYSDMAVGLGLMIGFEIIQNFNSPYQSTSIQDFWRRWHISLSSWLRDYLYVPLGGNRKGKYRTYINLILVMLLGGLWHGAAWTFVIWGLYHGVLQAIERALGEKHPLKQLPIWGQKLATFLLVLIGWVFFRAVDFTTAFRVLGNLVGYNAGPIRPLHLAQPLALLFLAFAIVVSMTYPNLWKQPVRLNLRTAIVYGAGLVLSIILILTQQNSPFLYFQF, from the coding sequence ATGCTTTTTAACAGCTACATCTTTCTTTTTTTCTTTCTTCCTATTCTGTTAATAGTTTACTATGGGCTGCTCAAAACGGTAAAAGCGCGTAACGCTTGGCTCACACTCATGAGCTATGTATTTTATGGATGGTGGAACCCTATATTCTGTCTTCTAATGATGGCATCAACTGCTTCTGATTATGTAATTGGGAAACACTTATACGAGGCCAAAACAGAATCTAGGCGTAAGCTTTTGATGACTTTAACCATTATTGTTAATCTAGCAGTGTTAGGTTTTTTTAAGTATTACAACTTCTTTGCTGCTAGTCTGAATGGCGCATTTGCTTGGATGCATTTACCTGAGTATGCTCCTATCATTACTGGATTGATACTACCTGTAGGAATCAGCTTTTATACCTTTGAGTCATTATCTTATACCATTGACATTTATCGGCGCGAGGTAAAACCAGCTAATAACATTATTGATTTTTTCTGCTTCATATCCCTATTCCCTCATCTGGTAGCTGGTCCAATCATGCGCTACGTTGATTTGGACCGGCAACTTAAACAACGGGAGCATTCAGAAGGAAAATTTGCCGTGGGCATCATCTTTTTTATTACAGGACTGCTCAAAAAGCTTATAATTGCTGATAACGTGGCACCATTATCGGATGCCTTATTTAATTCAACGGCTGGCACTACAATTACTGATGCTTGGATAGGAAGCTTGGCTTACACCATGCAGATTTATTTTGACTTTTCTGCCTATTCTGATATGGCGGTGGGTTTGGGGCTAATGATTGGCTTTGAGATTATCCAAAATTTCAATTCTCCCTATCAATCTACCAGCATTCAGGATTTCTGGCGCAGATGGCATATTTCTTTATCGTCTTGGCTGCGAGATTATTTGTACGTACCGTTAGGCGGTAATCGCAAGGGCAAATACCGCACATACATTAATTTGATATTGGTAATGTTACTGGGAGGTCTTTGGCACGGTGCTGCTTGGACATTTGTCATATGGGGTTTATATCACGGCGTATTACAAGCAATTGAGCGTGCTCTTGGTGAGAAGCATCCTCTTAAACAGTTACCTATCTGGGGGCAGAAGCTAGCTACTTTCTTGCTGGTCCTAATCGGATGGGTGTTTTTCCGTGCAGTCGATTTCACTACGGCCTTTAGGGTGTTAGGAAACCTAGTAGGCTACAATGCCGGGCCGATTAGGCCGCTACACCTAGCTCAACCACTGGCACTGCTCTTCTTAGCCTTCGCAATAGTAGTATCCATGACGTATCCAAACCTATGGAAGCAGCCTGTTCGGCTAAATCTGCGAACTGCTATAGTATATGGGGCTGGCTTGGTACTGAGCATCATTCTGATTCTGACCCAGCAAAACAGCCCGTTCCTTTATTTTCAGTTTTAG
- a CDS encoding IS982 family transposase, with amino-acid sequence MTEQTVAMYCFIDDFLRLYQPCWYDKRRHLSDADVLTTALLAARFFGGNLAAARRYMQQHWGMKALEKSGFTRQLHRLYDVLESLFLALGQHLKALNTDARYVIDSFPVAVCDNIRIARCRLLQDPAYRGYSASKRRYFYGFKVQLVRIHDGLPVELYIHSGSEADITGLKALAPQLPEGSVLYADAAYTDYDWENAWREAEQADRRANSKRPHELWQNFLIQHFRKGVETTISQITERFPKSIHAVTAQGFALKLLLFVFTLRRLIRNLG; translated from the coding sequence ATGACAGAACAGACCGTTGCAATGTACTGCTTCATCGACGATTTTTTGCGCCTCTACCAGCCGTGCTGGTACGATAAACGTCGGCATCTGTCCGATGCCGACGTGTTGACGACGGCCTTGCTAGCGGCGCGCTTTTTTGGCGGTAATCTGGCGGCGGCCCGGCGCTACATGCAGCAGCATTGGGGCATGAAAGCGCTGGAAAAGAGTGGTTTTACGCGCCAGTTGCACCGCCTGTATGACGTGCTCGAAAGCCTGTTTCTAGCGCTAGGTCAGCACCTGAAAGCGCTGAATACGGATGCCCGCTACGTCATCGACTCGTTTCCGGTGGCTGTGTGCGACAACATCCGCATCGCCCGTTGCCGCCTACTGCAGGACCCGGCCTACCGGGGCTACTCGGCCAGCAAACGGCGCTATTTCTATGGCTTCAAGGTGCAACTCGTCAGGATCCACGACGGCCTGCCGGTGGAGCTGTACATCCACTCCGGCAGTGAAGCCGACATCACTGGCCTCAAGGCCCTGGCTCCGCAACTGCCCGAAGGCAGCGTGCTCTATGCCGATGCGGCCTACACCGACTACGACTGGGAGAATGCCTGGCGTGAAGCCGAGCAGGCCGACCGGCGGGCCAACAGCAAACGGCCGCACGAACTGTGGCAGAACTTTCTGATTCAGCATTTTCGCAAGGGCGTGGAAACTACTATCAGCCAGATTACGGAGCGCTTTCCTAAGTCCATCCACGCCGTCACCGCCCAGGGGTTCGCCCTCAAACTGTTGCTCTTTGTCTTCACCCTTAGGCGCTTAATTCGCAACTTGGGTTAA
- a CDS encoding ABC transporter permease produces the protein MLTTEALNGTETRPGSPLPNDDQWTEIIQPRTRLLDLGLREVWRYRDLVMLFVRRDVVSTYKQTILGPIWFFVQPLLTTIMYMVVFNGIAQIPIGDVPALPFYLAGVTIWNYFSQALTSTATVFTANAAIFGKVYFPRLTMPLSIVLSNLVRFAIQLGLFLLVWAYYLLTTDALHPNLFLLLTPALVVLMGLLALGLGMIFSALTTKYRDLAMLLTFGIQLLMYATPVIYPLATVYTRTGLLRWALLANPLNPIVETFRYGFLGNGLFSWAYLGYSVVATLVILAVGTVVFNKVEKSFTDTV, from the coding sequence GTGCTAACAACAGAAGCCCTTAACGGGACGGAAACCCGTCCCGGCAGCCCGCTGCCCAACGACGACCAATGGACTGAAATAATCCAGCCCCGTACGCGGTTGCTCGACCTGGGTTTGCGCGAGGTGTGGCGCTACCGCGACTTGGTCATGCTCTTCGTCCGCCGCGACGTGGTATCGACGTACAAGCAGACTATTCTGGGGCCCATCTGGTTTTTCGTGCAGCCTTTGCTCACCACCATTATGTATATGGTGGTGTTCAACGGCATTGCCCAGATTCCCATCGGCGACGTACCCGCGCTGCCGTTCTACCTGGCCGGCGTGACCATCTGGAACTACTTCTCCCAGGCCCTCACGTCCACGGCTACCGTTTTTACCGCCAACGCGGCCATTTTCGGGAAAGTGTACTTTCCGCGCCTGACCATGCCGCTGTCCATTGTGCTGTCGAACCTGGTGCGGTTTGCCATTCAGCTGGGGCTGTTCCTGTTGGTATGGGCCTATTATCTGCTCACCACCGACGCCCTGCACCCTAACCTGTTCCTGCTGCTCACGCCCGCGCTGGTGGTGCTGATGGGCCTGCTGGCTCTGGGGCTGGGCATGATTTTCAGCGCCCTCACCACTAAGTACCGCGACCTGGCCATGCTGCTCACCTTCGGGATTCAGCTGCTGATGTATGCCACCCCGGTTATCTATCCGCTGGCTACGGTGTACACCCGCACCGGCCTGCTCCGGTGGGCGCTGCTGGCTAACCCCCTCAACCCGATTGTAGAAACCTTTCGCTACGGGTTTCTGGGTAATGGCTTGTTTAGCTGGGCTTACCTGGGCTACAGTGTAGTCGCCACCCTGGTAATTCTGGCCGTGGGGACCGTCGTTTTCAATAAAGTGGAGAAGAGCTTTACCGATACGGTGTAA
- a CDS encoding ABC transporter ATP-binding protein: MSNIAIQVENLGKLYRLGEIGTGTLGHDLNRAWARLRGKEDPFAKIGETNDRTVKGNSDFVWSLKDVNFQVNEGEVLGIIGRNGAGKSTLLKVLSKVTAPTTGRVKVRGRIASLLEVGTGFHPELTGRENIYLNGAILGMTKAEIRSKFDEIVDFSGVERYVDTPVKRYSSGMYVRLAFAVAAFLEPEILIVDEVLAVGDAEFQKKCLGRMKDVSTNDGRTVLFVSHNMAAVKQLCNRGLVMRHGTPVFEGGALEAVNFYQNSSDTNSYFEHNGPLEAAPGNDNIRILKFQVTPLHGDQLTISSGLEFELTFFNQRPGINLDATFELRNMDEVAIFHHGALISTEQDAQRGTYKVSAQLPPFLLNAGTYQFKLLFGENQRYLLFSTDDILQFEILNESLGSNNSMLPGVIRPDFQYKIGFNEASVNG; this comes from the coding sequence ATGAGCAACATCGCCATTCAAGTAGAAAACCTGGGCAAGCTGTACCGCCTCGGGGAAATTGGTACGGGCACCCTTGGGCACGACCTCAATCGGGCTTGGGCCCGGCTGCGCGGCAAGGAAGACCCATTCGCCAAAATCGGGGAAACCAATGACCGCACCGTCAAAGGCAACAGTGACTTCGTCTGGTCGCTGAAGGATGTCAACTTTCAGGTAAACGAAGGCGAGGTACTCGGGATTATTGGCCGCAATGGGGCCGGCAAATCCACCCTGCTCAAGGTGCTCTCGAAGGTGACGGCCCCCACCACCGGCCGGGTGAAGGTGCGCGGGCGCATTGCCTCGCTGCTGGAAGTAGGTACCGGTTTCCATCCGGAGCTGACGGGCCGGGAGAATATCTACCTCAACGGCGCGATTCTGGGCATGACTAAGGCCGAAATCCGCAGCAAATTCGATGAAATAGTCGATTTCTCGGGGGTGGAGCGCTACGTGGATACGCCCGTCAAGCGCTACAGCAGCGGCATGTACGTGCGGCTGGCGTTTGCGGTGGCGGCCTTCCTGGAGCCGGAAATCCTGATTGTGGACGAGGTACTGGCCGTGGGCGACGCCGAGTTTCAGAAGAAGTGCCTGGGCCGCATGAAGGACGTGAGCACCAACGACGGCCGCACCGTGCTGTTCGTGAGCCACAACATGGCCGCCGTGAAGCAGCTCTGCAACCGGGGCCTAGTGATGCGCCACGGCACGCCCGTATTTGAGGGCGGGGCGCTGGAAGCGGTGAACTTCTACCAGAACTCCAGCGACACAAACTCCTACTTCGAGCATAACGGCCCTCTGGAAGCCGCGCCCGGCAACGACAACATCCGGATTCTGAAGTTTCAGGTGACGCCGCTGCACGGCGACCAGCTGACGATTTCCTCGGGCCTGGAGTTCGAGCTGACGTTCTTCAACCAGCGGCCGGGCATCAACCTCGACGCCACCTTTGAGCTGCGGAACATGGACGAGGTGGCTATTTTCCACCACGGCGCCCTCATCAGTACGGAGCAGGACGCCCAGCGGGGCACCTACAAAGTGTCGGCGCAGTTGCCGCCCTTTTTGCTGAATGCGGGCACGTACCAGTTCAAGCTGCTCTTTGGGGAAAATCAGCGCTACCTGCTGTTCTCCACCGATGACATTCTGCAGTTTGAGATTCTGAACGAGAGCTTAGGCAGCAACAATAGTATGTTGCCGGGCGTTATCCGGCCCGATTTTCAGTATAAGATTGGGTTTAATGAGGCCAGCGTGAATGGCTGA
- a CDS encoding glycosyltransferase family 4 protein, protein MAQLLFVLHEASRTGAPFTQLHLMRWIKQHTTHDVMLLLMWGGDLVSEFEKLGEVYVLDEGKPARTLKERALFKFDSMTQYRRKHIMRRIASFSPQVIFANTAITLTLVVELKKQLQIPLLLNVHELDSTFYHYSQEEFRNNLPAVDYFIPGSYAVKHYYEGFCTIPSEKTAVIYDYIEDALSGVTTPEQIRKEHGIPAGAKIVGAIASLMWRKGADLFIQVAREVLRADPEVYFIWVGGKKESYQFKELMRDVQLLGLADRLLFVGGKSDLRGYYEGFDVFLLTSREDPFPLVCLEAGLAGTPVICFEHSGGMPEFVRDDAGFVVPYLDIQQMAARTLQLLHDPTLRQQKGTTAQQRVQQSHTMATIGPALYAAMQKFLPAQ, encoded by the coding sequence ATGGCCCAACTGCTGTTTGTTCTTCATGAAGCGTCCCGCACGGGGGCTCCCTTTACTCAACTTCACCTGATGCGGTGGATTAAGCAGCATACCACGCATGATGTGATGTTGCTGCTGATGTGGGGAGGGGACTTAGTGTCGGAATTCGAAAAGCTGGGCGAAGTATATGTGCTGGACGAAGGTAAGCCAGCCCGTACGCTGAAAGAAAGAGCGCTGTTTAAGTTTGATAGCATGACTCAATACCGGCGTAAGCATATTATGCGGCGTATTGCCAGTTTTAGTCCACAGGTAATATTTGCTAACACAGCCATTACGCTTACGTTGGTCGTTGAGCTGAAAAAACAGCTGCAAATTCCGCTCTTGCTTAATGTACATGAGCTAGACAGTACGTTTTATCATTACTCGCAGGAAGAATTCAGAAATAACCTGCCGGCGGTAGATTATTTTATTCCTGGTTCGTATGCTGTTAAGCATTATTATGAAGGGTTCTGCACAATTCCGTCAGAAAAAACAGCGGTTATCTACGATTACATTGAGGATGCTTTGTCAGGCGTGACTACGCCGGAGCAAATTCGGAAAGAACATGGCATTCCAGCGGGAGCGAAAATAGTGGGGGCCATTGCCTCACTGATGTGGCGCAAAGGAGCCGATCTGTTTATTCAGGTAGCCAGGGAAGTATTGCGGGCAGATCCGGAGGTGTATTTTATCTGGGTTGGCGGGAAGAAAGAGTCCTACCAGTTCAAGGAGCTGATGCGAGACGTGCAGTTATTGGGTTTAGCCGACCGCCTGCTGTTTGTAGGAGGAAAAAGCGACTTGCGGGGCTATTATGAGGGCTTCGATGTATTCCTGCTGACTTCGCGTGAGGACCCGTTTCCGTTGGTATGTCTGGAGGCCGGCCTGGCTGGTACCCCGGTGATTTGCTTTGAGCACTCGGGTGGGATGCCTGAGTTTGTGCGTGACGATGCCGGATTTGTGGTCCCCTACCTGGATATCCAGCAGATGGCTGCTCGCACCTTGCAATTGCTGCATGACCCGACGCTACGGCAGCAGAAGGGCACCACCGCTCAGCAGCGTGTTCAGCAGAGCCATACGATGGCTACCATTGGGCCGGCTTTATATGCCGCCATGCAGAAATTCCTGCCCGCGCAATAG
- a CDS encoding glycosyltransferase family 4 protein has protein sequence MKILFTTQALSIGGIEVLALRLSEAFAKAGHDVILYDFNPDRRNPGLVSSYDTKRFRLAALEPSPVLNGLLWKAHALLFKTGINREFRPRLIERHFARLLARERPDIICSLSFHQDYQACRYASELGIPVVVSMHGTYEYAASEWPQRAHFIYDHVQAIIYAADKNMSWYESQSYLRPELPVYKIYTGTDLHKPIPQTSTRVGLGIASDAFVYILVARGIQEKGWEEALQAFRGVRARYARAVLLLVGEGEYLAALRLRYAAEPGVLFYGSHPNSLELTALADAGLLPSYFPIETLPNVIIDYLRCGLPVLASDIGEIPNMLTLPDGSVAGAVLPRSGHQGGVEVSALQQAMEQLLADSEWYQQQAARARLAAQRFDLQVCVEQYTAVFHQALKIN, from the coding sequence ATGAAGATTCTCTTCACAACTCAGGCCCTGTCCATTGGTGGAATTGAAGTATTGGCCCTCCGATTATCGGAAGCCTTCGCCAAGGCCGGGCACGACGTCATACTGTATGATTTCAACCCGGACCGGCGAAATCCAGGCCTAGTAAGTAGCTATGATACTAAACGGTTCCGGCTGGCGGCCCTTGAGCCGTCGCCGGTGCTGAACGGCCTACTATGGAAAGCCCACGCCCTCCTGTTTAAGACGGGCATAAACCGCGAATTCCGGCCTCGGCTCATTGAGCGACACTTTGCTCGTCTCCTGGCACGGGAGCGGCCGGATATTATTTGCTCGTTGTCCTTTCATCAGGACTACCAGGCGTGCCGCTACGCTTCGGAATTGGGTATTCCGGTGGTGGTCTCCATGCACGGCACGTACGAATACGCCGCCTCGGAGTGGCCGCAGCGGGCCCATTTTATCTATGACCACGTGCAGGCGATTATCTACGCCGCTGATAAAAATATGAGCTGGTACGAAAGCCAGTCCTATCTCCGGCCGGAACTGCCCGTGTACAAGATTTACACCGGGACCGACTTGCACAAACCTATTCCTCAGACCAGCACCCGGGTCGGGTTAGGTATTGCGTCGGATGCTTTCGTCTATATTCTGGTTGCGCGCGGGATTCAGGAAAAAGGCTGGGAGGAGGCCCTGCAAGCCTTCCGGGGGGTGCGGGCCCGCTATGCAAGGGCCGTGCTGTTGCTGGTAGGTGAAGGCGAATACTTGGCGGCGCTGCGGCTGCGCTACGCGGCTGAGCCCGGGGTGTTGTTTTATGGCAGCCACCCCAATTCGCTGGAGCTGACGGCGCTGGCCGATGCAGGACTGTTGCCTAGTTACTTCCCCATCGAAACGCTGCCCAATGTCATCATCGATTACCTGCGTTGTGGCTTACCGGTGCTGGCGTCCGATATCGGAGAAATTCCGAATATGCTTACGCTCCCCGATGGCAGCGTGGCGGGAGCAGTTCTGCCTCGAAGCGGCCACCAGGGCGGCGTGGAAGTATCGGCGTTGCAGCAGGCTATGGAGCAACTGCTGGCCGACTCCGAGTGGTACCAGCAGCAGGCCGCCCGCGCCCGGCTGGCCGCCCAACGGTTCGACCTGCAGGTGTGCGTGGAACAGTACACGGCGGTATTTCACCAGGCCTTGAAAATTAACTAG
- a CDS encoding glycosyltransferase family 4 protein: MRIAFVSLMYDAAWGGSEVLWAKTATQALREGHEVMISTYAWPQLAQPLQELMAAGARTHFRRRYEPTLKFRAIDWLTRLPRKGQLPEISALQRFDPQVVVISQGGWNDLLFHEQLYNWVRQRPFLLICHNYHDPVRQSETQRLRMISLFGQAREVLMISELQRQVIRRQLAAPLPNTRVVQNPLHLPAHYPIPYPALPDSGTMQLAVVGSFDVDRKGQDVLLEVLADPTWQARNWHLNFYGLGPDEDYLRRLIVFYNLQSRVTLHGHVTDSTVIWQNTHLLIVPSRIESGPMVVQEAALCGRPVAAADVGLVRTWVREGVTGFIAAASSVHALHEMLERAWDKRIEWPTMGAAAARYAQQFPMSDPAADMLQHILAAEA, translated from the coding sequence ATGCGGATAGCATTTGTTTCACTGATGTATGATGCTGCCTGGGGCGGCAGCGAAGTGCTATGGGCAAAAACGGCCACGCAGGCACTCCGGGAGGGACATGAGGTGATGATTTCCACCTACGCTTGGCCCCAGCTGGCGCAGCCGTTACAGGAGTTGATGGCCGCCGGAGCCCGCACGCATTTTCGTCGCCGCTACGAGCCTACGCTGAAGTTTCGGGCCATCGATTGGCTGACGCGCCTGCCCCGAAAGGGTCAACTGCCGGAAATTAGCGCCCTACAACGGTTTGATCCGCAGGTAGTGGTCATCAGCCAGGGCGGGTGGAATGATTTGCTGTTTCACGAGCAATTGTACAACTGGGTCCGGCAGCGGCCATTTCTGCTTATTTGCCACAATTACCATGACCCGGTGCGGCAAAGCGAAACGCAGCGGCTGCGTATGATCAGCTTGTTTGGCCAGGCCCGGGAAGTGCTGATGATTTCTGAGCTGCAGCGGCAGGTAATTCGGCGGCAACTGGCGGCACCATTGCCTAATACCCGGGTAGTGCAGAACCCGCTGCATTTACCAGCCCACTACCCAATTCCTTACCCTGCGCTACCTGATTCCGGGACAATGCAGCTGGCCGTGGTCGGGAGCTTTGATGTGGACCGGAAGGGACAGGACGTTTTGCTGGAAGTGTTGGCTGATCCGACCTGGCAGGCGCGAAACTGGCACCTGAATTTTTACGGTTTGGGCCCTGATGAAGACTACCTGCGTCGTCTGATAGTATTCTACAACCTGCAGAGCCGTGTCACGCTGCACGGTCATGTAACGGACAGTACTGTTATCTGGCAGAATACGCATCTGCTCATTGTTCCTTCCCGGATTGAGTCAGGTCCCATGGTGGTACAGGAAGCCGCGCTATGCGGCCGTCCGGTAGCTGCGGCCGACGTTGGCCTGGTTCGTACCTGGGTTCGTGAAGGGGTAACGGGGTTCATCGCCGCCGCATCCTCTGTGCATGCCTTACACGAAATGCTGGAGCGAGCCTGGGACAAGCGTATTGAATGGCCGACGATGGGGGCGGCGGCGGCCAGATATGCCCAACAATTCCCGATGTCCGATCCAGCTGCTGATATGCTGCAGCATATTTTGGCCGCCGAAGCGTAA
- a CDS encoding NAD-dependent epimerase/dehydratase family protein codes for MLIKKRRVVVVGRNDSPTNLPAGVVYLENAPAQGHEVIRQAMEQADEVVDLAYATSPGTSFQDPVNDILVNVPETVRLFEMAASMSHLRKFVWISSGGTVYGRTPAEPIAETYPTHPLSPYGITKLALEKYAHMYFETRNLPIVCVRPSNAYGEGQRPYGGQGFVATAIASILAGNPLTLFGEHGTIRDYLHVTDMATGIVAALDEGLPGEVYNLGSSQGLTNRQILDLLAPLAAAAGRPMHLLRELARPFDVPANILDCSKLRTATGWEPQVSITAGLARTWDWLAAAQPISTPFQGQTAE; via the coding sequence TTGCTGATAAAAAAACGTCGGGTAGTAGTGGTAGGCCGGAATGACTCGCCGACCAATCTGCCTGCCGGGGTAGTGTACCTGGAAAACGCGCCCGCTCAGGGCCATGAAGTAATCCGGCAGGCCATGGAGCAGGCGGATGAGGTGGTTGATCTGGCGTATGCAACCAGTCCCGGGACTAGCTTTCAGGATCCGGTGAATGACATTTTGGTGAATGTTCCGGAAACGGTGCGGCTGTTTGAAATGGCGGCATCCATGTCACACCTGCGCAAGTTCGTCTGGATTTCCTCCGGAGGAACCGTGTACGGCCGGACCCCTGCCGAACCAATTGCCGAAACCTATCCAACCCACCCGTTGTCGCCTTATGGCATCACAAAACTGGCTCTGGAGAAATACGCCCACATGTATTTTGAAACCCGCAACCTGCCTATTGTGTGTGTGCGGCCGTCTAATGCATACGGAGAGGGGCAGCGCCCTTACGGAGGACAGGGGTTTGTAGCCACTGCCATTGCTTCTATTCTGGCAGGTAACCCGCTTACGCTATTCGGCGAGCATGGTACTATCCGCGACTACCTGCATGTAACCGACATGGCTACCGGTATTGTGGCGGCGCTGGATGAGGGCCTGCCCGGTGAGGTATATAACCTGGGCAGCAGCCAGGGCCTAACCAACCGGCAGATTCTGGATCTGCTGGCGCCGCTGGCAGCGGCGGCCGGCCGGCCCATGCATCTGCTCCGGGAGCTCGCTCGCCCCTTCGATGTACCCGCCAACATTCTTGATTGCAGTAAGCTCCGCACCGCTACCGGCTGGGAGCCCCAGGTGAGCATTACGGCCGGACTGGCGCGCACCTGGGACTGGCTGGCTGCCGCCCAGCCCATCAGCACACCTTTTCAGGGGCAAACGGCAGAATGA